A window of the Ruminococcaceae bacterium KH2T8 genome harbors these coding sequences:
- a CDS encoding Protein tyrosine/serine phosphatase, giving the protein MSCYDPDSQRLFVKDLLNCRDLGGIVTSDGKTVNSNVFIRCGSPILLSNTAYMLLKDHGVRTVIDLRSEAELEQFGNPFRDDPDVTFYNIPLFVGDPGLDEDPTMVFLQTHKLGDFYVIMLNELGPNIVKILKILEDDSNGLCLFHCAHGKDRTGVIAAILYMIAGVSREDIITSYKVSYEYASFFLDPLIAKKPDNMKHTLRSDAENMVILLDYIDSRYGGDIRIYLKENGMTDEDITRLEKRLIG; this is encoded by the coding sequence ATGAGCTGTTATGATCCCGATTCACAGAGACTGTTCGTTAAAGATCTGCTGAACTGCAGAGACTTGGGCGGTATCGTTACTTCAGACGGAAAGACAGTCAACAGTAACGTATTTATAAGATGCGGCTCGCCTATCCTGCTTTCGAACACGGCATATATGCTGCTCAAGGATCACGGAGTAAGAACCGTAATCGACTTAAGATCCGAAGCCGAGCTCGAGCAATTCGGAAATCCGTTCCGCGACGATCCCGATGTCACGTTTTATAACATCCCGCTTTTTGTAGGAGACCCGGGACTCGACGAGGATCCTACTATGGTCTTCCTTCAGACTCATAAGCTCGGTGATTTTTATGTGATCATGCTGAACGAGCTTGGTCCTAACATAGTAAAGATATTAAAGATACTGGAAGATGATTCTAATGGTCTTTGCCTCTTTCACTGTGCACACGGCAAGGATAGGACCGGTGTCATTGCCGCCATCCTCTATATGATCGCAGGAGTATCAAGAGAAGATATCATTACTTCTTATAAAGTATCTTATGAATATGCAAGTTTCTTCCTGGATCCCCTTATCGCGAAAAAGCCTGACAACATGAAACATACATTAAGATCCGACGCAGAGAACATGGTCATACTTCTCGACTATATAGACAGCAGATACGGCGGAGATATAAGGATCTATCTAAAGGAAAACGGCATGACCGATGAAGATATTACGAGACTTGAAAAAAGACTGATCGGCTGA
- a CDS encoding Nicotinamidase-related amidase produces MRRLLIVVDMQNDFVDGALGFEGADRIIPGIIDRISEYEKNEDEIVYTLDTHFEAYMDTQEGKNLPVPHCIKGSNGHELVPVLKNVLSGKKAFEKPTFGSMELGKFIENNAGDYSSIELCGLVSNICVVSNAVIAKAAAPEAEIIVDSALTASFDPKLGEEVFDILKGIQVTVI; encoded by the coding sequence ATGAGAAGACTTCTTATCGTTGTTGACATGCAGAATGATTTTGTAGACGGCGCACTCGGATTCGAAGGTGCTGACCGTATCATCCCGGGTATCATCGATCGTATCTCAGAGTATGAGAAGAATGAAGATGAGATCGTCTATACACTTGATACCCACTTTGAAGCATATATGGATACTCAGGAGGGAAAGAATCTTCCTGTTCCTCATTGTATCAAGGGAAGTAACGGTCACGAGCTCGTTCCGGTGCTCAAGAATGTCTTGAGCGGTAAGAAGGCTTTCGAGAAGCCTACGTTCGGCAGTATGGAACTTGGTAAGTTTATCGAGAATAATGCCGGGGACTACAGCTCGATCGAGCTCTGCGGACTCGTATCCAATATATGTGTAGTATCTAATGCGGTGATCGCAAAGGCTGCCGCTCCCGAAGCCGAGATAATCGTCGACAGTGCCCTGACGGCATCGTTTGACCCCAAACTCGGAGAGGAAGTGTTCGACATCCTTAAGGGCATTCAGGTCACGGTTATATAA